One Bombina bombina isolate aBomBom1 chromosome 5, aBomBom1.pri, whole genome shotgun sequence DNA segment encodes these proteins:
- the LOC128659200 gene encoding gastrula zinc finger protein XlCGF26.1-like, which yields MNSYVLDNHLNSSYPSFTTASISLIPQTPIVSDTNDYSQTLGNSQQIFKEDGELAGTGQQSLCTESHLVIKQEDNIYALSSEMIIPEAKPHTFTEFSKHLKEGESLKSSQIIHTNKKPFECTECEKSFTCNLHLLEHHTVVKPHTCTECGRCFTSKGSLKCHKKTHTGEKPFTCNECGRCFTSKGNLISHEKTHTGEKPFTCTECGKCFTHKSDLKTHEMVHTGEKPFTCTECAKCFTKKSSLKNHEMIHTGEKPFTCTECGKCFTEKSTLKHHTWIHTGEKPFTCTECGKCFTLKSHLNIHERSHTGKKPFTCTECGICFTHMSNLKTHEMIHTGEKPFTCTECGKCFTLKSSLNIHERIHTGEKLFTCTECGKSFRQKSVLKTHERIHTGEKLFTCTECGKCFTHMSNLKSHERIHTGEKPFTCTECGKCFTQKSNLKSHERIHKGRNLSHV from the exons atgaactcatatgtgttag acaatcacTTGAATAGTTCATACCCATCCTTCACTACTGCAAGCATCAGTTTGATACCACAAACGCCAATAGTCTcagacactaatgactattcacaaacattggggaactcacagcagatatttaaagaagatggtgaattggcaggaactgggcagcaatcattatgtacagagagtcatttagtcatcaaacaagaggacaacatttatgccttatctagtgaaatgattatcccagaggctaaaccacacacatttactgagttttcaaaacatttaaaagaagGGGAAAGTCTTAAGTCTAGCCAAATTattcatacaaataagaaaccattcgaatgtacagaatgtgagaaaagcttcacATGTAATTTGCATCTCCTTGAACACCACACAGTTGTGAAACCTCACACATGTACAGAATGCGGGAGATGTTTCACATCTAAAGGAAGCCTTAAGTGTcacaaaaagacccacacaggggagaaacctttcacatgtaatgagtgtgggagatgtttcacatccaagggaaatctcatatctcatgaaaagactcacacaggggagaaacctttcacatgtacagagtgtggaaaatgttttacacataaaAGTGATCTAAAAACCCATGAAAtggttcacacaggagaaaagcctttcacatgtacagagtgtgcaaaatgttttacaaaaaagagtagtctgaaaaatcatgaaatgattcacacaggagaaaagcctttcacatgtacagagtgtggaaaatgttttacagaaaaaagtACTCTGAAACATCATAcatggattcacacaggagaaaagcctttcacatgtacagagtgtggaaaatgttttacattaaagagtcatctgaatattcatgaaaggagtcacacaggaaaaaagcctttcacatgtacagagtgtggaatatgttttacacatatgagtaatctgaaaactcatgaaatgattcacacaggagaaaagcctttcacatgtacagagtgtggaaaatgttttacattaaagagtagtctgaatattcatgaaaggattcacacaggagaaaagctgttcacatgtacagagtgtgggaaaagttttagaCAAAAGAGtgttctgaaaactcatgaaagaattcacacaggagaaaagctgttcacatgtactgagtgtggaaaatgttttacacatatgagtaatctgaaaagtcatgaaaggattcacacaggagaaaagcctttcacatgtacagagtgtggaaaatgttttacacaaaagagtaatctgaaaagtcatgaaaggattcacaagggaagaaacctttcacatgtttag